A window from Setaria italica strain Yugu1 chromosome VIII, Setaria_italica_v2.0, whole genome shotgun sequence encodes these proteins:
- the LOC101758345 gene encoding uncharacterized protein LOC101758345, producing MDESSLRNLGGLTELRDLNLLTARPSMACAATAANINTAVDGFFKKLRYCLLHGWMVQLVLNEDSTGVSVSIWNGMGAIAFGSKTKDEYSRSIAPQPVMPNLQELLLYVPVRDFYKDGNGSCGDLRLECLPSLCSVIIFVDCMDASTNDVEKAEAELRNAAKLYPNGPIIRLQRLLEHRMMARSTDQDDKESVDVSAKEEERGASATGDEVAVTESGGDNPATPSC from the exons ATGGACGAGTCAAGTCTGCGAAACTTGGGTGGGTTGACAGAGCTCCGTGACCTCAATTTGTTAACGGCTCGGCCGTCGATGGCTTGCGCGGCAACTGCAGCTAATATAAATACTGCGGTCGATGGCTTCTTCAAGAAGTTGAGATATTGCTTATTGCATGGCTGGATGGTCCAGTTGGTGCTCAACGAGGACTCCACTGGTGTTTCGGTTAGCATCTGGAATGGGATGGGTGCTATAGCATTTGGTTCCAAAACAAAGGACGAGTACAGCAGATCAATAGCACCACAACCAGTGATGCCGAACCTCCAAGAGCTTCTGCTTTACGTTCCCGTCAGGGACTTTTATAAGGATGGAAATGGTAGCTGCGGTGATCTCAGGCTGGAGTGCCTCCCTTCGCTTTGCAGTGTCATAATATTTGTCGACTGTATGGATGCCTCTACTAATGACGTGGAGAAGGCAGAGGCTGAGCTGAGGAATGCAGCAAAACTCTATCCCAACGGGCCCATAATCAGACTCCAACGACTCCTTGAACATAGGATGATGGCACGATCTACAGACCAAGATGACAAAGAG TCCGTCGATGTTTCCGCGAAAGAAGAGGAGCGCGGGGCCTCAGCAACTGGCGATGAAGTCGCTGTCACGGAGTCAGGAGGTGACAACCCCGCGACGCCTAGCTGTTGA
- the LOC111258364 gene encoding putative disease resistance protein At1g50180, with translation MDLVSGAVGSVIGKLGELLQAEYKLQKGLPQQIQSLKDELESAQTALSKVGEVRPEQLDPQVRLWAREVREASYDMEDILDTFLVEVTDPAEKKDGLLEHLNKKMSKLLKKSKARHTIAGAIDDMKKRLQEVADRRDRFSVAVSQPALPTKPDPRLADMHKEAAQLIGIEETKAELTAMLLPTPQGNGDSDISGSNNKMNSICGWSWGTGQDDSCQGSLR, from the coding sequence ATGGATCTTGTGTCCGGGGCGGTGGGCAGCGTCATCGGCAAGCTCGGCGAGCTGCTCCAGGCGGAGTACAAGCTGCAGAAGGGCCTGCCTCAGCAAATCCAGTCTCTGAAAGATGAGCTCGAGAGTGCGCAGACGGCTCTCAGCAAGGTGGGCGAGGTGCGGCCGGAGCAGCTCGATCCACAAGTCCGGCTCTGGGCTCGCGAGGTCAGGGAGGCGTCCTACGACATGGAGGACATCCTCGACACCTTCCTCGTCGAGGTGACTGACCCAgcggagaagaaggatggcctGCTGGAACATCTCAACAAGAAGATGTCCAAGTTGCTCAAAAAAAGCAAAGCGCGCCACACCATCGCCGGCGCCATCGATGACATGAAGAAGCGACTCCAGGAGGTGGCTGACCGCCGTGACAGGTTCTCGGTTGCGGTGTCGCAACCTGCGTTGCCAACGAAGCCGGATCCTCGCCTTGCGGACATGCACAAAGAAGCGGCGCAGCTCATCGGCATCGAGGAGACCAAGGCTGAACTTACAGCCATGCTTCTGCCGACGCCTCAAGGCAATGGAGATTCTGACATCTCTGGCAGCAATAACAAGATGAATAGTATCTGTGGTTGGAGTTGGGGGACTGGGCAAGACGACTCTTGCCAAGGCAGTTTACGATGA
- the LOC101761193 gene encoding zinc finger protein ZAT8: MATSTARSTAAAADLLLYLSLSTASKVIAKKGGGGGGGAFRCRTCGRCFRTFQALGGHRTSHKRPRVRADGLELLLGARPGKGAASDVHRCNTCGMVFATGQALGGHMRRHRAVPETTATATAFGDSEDDAGHLPIKLIEFI; the protein is encoded by the coding sequence ATGGCCACCAGCACTGCaaggtcgacggcggcggcggcggacttgCTGCTCTACCTCTCGCTGTCGACGGCGAGCAAGGTCATCGCCAAGaagggaggtggtggaggcggcggcgcgttcCGATGCCGCACCTGCGGCCGCTGCTTCCGCACGTTCCAGGCGCTCGGCGGCCACCGGACCAGCCACAAGCGGCCCCGGGTGCGCGCCGACGGCCTCGAGCTCCTGCTCGGCGCGAGGCCCGGCAAGGGAGCCGCCAGCGACGTCCACCGCTGCAACACCTGCGGCATGGTGTTCGCCACGGGGCAGGCGCTCGGCGGCCACATGCGACGCCACAGGGCGGTGCcggagacgacggcgacggcgacggcgtttGGCGATAGCGAGGATGACGCGGGCCACCTGCCCATTAAGTTAATCGAGTTCATATGA